A single region of the Lotus japonicus ecotype B-129 chromosome 4, LjGifu_v1.2 genome encodes:
- the LOC130716064 gene encoding uncharacterized protein LOC130716064, translated as MEVAVELEDDLFFADLSKQLSLLIMDEDDDPLASCAVHPQSFSGAIHPPPQSAILYEQVLRRQSKGTGVFIPQSTQPRRKQRKGRTSSYAKYQKQSQDTRMISHVPIKNPFKETNDRAYIDPSA; from the exons ATGGAGGTTGCTGTGGAACTTGAGGATGATCTGTTTTTTGCAGACCTGAGCAAGCAACTTTCTCTCTTAATtatggatgaagatgatgacccCCTTGCTTCTTGTGCTGTCCACCCtcag TCATTCTCTGGAGCAATTCATCCTCCCCCACAGTCTGCTATCCTCTATGAGCAGGTTTTGAGAAGACAAAGCAAAGGGACAGGAGTGTTTATTCCTCAGTCAACACAGCCAAGAAGGAAGCAAAGGAAAGGAAGAACAAGTTCATATGCAAAATATCAAAAGCAGTCTCAAGATACAAGAATGATTTCTCATGTTCCTAtaaaaaatcctttcaaagaaacaaatgacagaGCATATATAGATCCTTCTGCATGA
- the LOC130716063 gene encoding NADPH-dependent aldehyde reductase 1, chloroplastic-like: MASQEPKFPPQSQETQPGKQHVMEPLPQTISPDHKPSNKLRGKVALVTGGDSGIGRAVCLSFAKEGATVAFTYVKGQEDRDKDDTLKMLLEAKTSGAQEPLAIAADIGYDENCKQVVDLVVKEYGHIDVLVNNAAEQHMTNSVEEITEERLERVFRTNIFSQFFLVRHALKHMKEGSSIINSTSVNAYSGNPQVLDYTATKGAIVAFTRGLAQQLVCKGIRVNAVAPGPVWTPLQPASMPSEMIQNLGSEVPMNRAAQPSEIAPCYLFLASLQDSSYFTGQVLHPNGGMIVNA, translated from the exons ATGGCGAGCCAGGAGCCTAAGTTCCCACCTCAGAGCCAGGAAACTCAGCCAGGCAAACAGCATGTAATGGAACCACTCCCACAAACCATAAGTCCTGACCACAAGCCTTCCAATAAGCTCCGG GGGAAGGTGGCGTTGGTGACAGGAGGTGACTCGGGCATTGGCAGAGCCGTGTGCCTGAGTTTTGCGAAAGAGGGTGCAACTGTGGCCTTCACATACGTGAAGGGCCAAGAGGACAGGGACAAGGATGATACTCTGAAGATGCTGCTAGAAGCAAAGACAAGTGGTGCACAAGAACCACTAGCAATAGCGGCGGATATTGGATATGATGAGAACTGCAAACAGGTCGTGGACCTGGTTGTGAAAGAATATGGCCACATCGATGTTCTGGTGAACAATGCAGCTGAGCAGCACATGACAAACTCAGTGGAAGAAATCACTGAAGAGAGGCTTGAGAGGGTCTTTAGGACCAACATCTTTTCACAGTTCTTCTTGGTCAG GCATGCACTGAAGCACATGAAAGAAGGAAGCTCCATCATCAACTCAACTTCAGTTAACGCCTACAGTGGGAATCCACAAGTGCTGGACTACACAGCCACAAAGGGAGCCATTGTGGCCTTCACTAGAGGACTTGCTCAGCAGCTTGTGTGCAAGGGGATTCGGGTGAATGCTGTGGCTCCCGGTCCAGTTTGGACGCCATTACAACCTGCTTCCATGCCATCTGAGATGATTCAGAACTTGGGGTCTGAGGTGCCAATGAATCGAGCAGCTCAGCCTTCTGAGATTGCACCCTGTTATCTCTTCTTGGCTTCCCTTCAAGACTCTTCCTACTTCACTGGCCAAGTTCTCCATCCAAATG GTGGGATGATTGTCAATGCTTAA
- the LOC130716061 gene encoding zinc finger BED domain-containing protein RICESLEEPER 2-like, with amino-acid sequence MVSANSSQLEDDLQGSENDEDRVNSDLVIKRKRQKTSAVLDDFDEVVQFQPSNSSNPFVSCDGVRYCNGKMREIIATAVMVHELPFSIVEDEVWMWAFQYANSSFQKVTSETVRSDCLSIYEAEKKKLKTLLTSVNKISLTIDMWKSSHQVDEYMVISGHFVDAGWKLQKRVLSCVKVPSPRCGIDVAGAIFKCLKAWRIENKVFSVSVDNDTYNDSCLANLKEKLSLSSKVFLGGALFHVRSYLHVLNSLVQDGLSKIEDIIFNIRESMEYINYNDARLKTFCDVVEQKRLGVRKLLIDCPTRWNTTFHMLTAALKFKIAFAAYKEREPHYDYAPSLEDWDKVEKVCTLLEVFNSSTHVVSGCEYPTASLCLAKVLRVKQLIDNAAKDGDLFMREMVAPMKVKFDKYLGECSLLLGVASILDPRCKYHIVDICFPLIYESEEVAKENIKKVRSSLEELYDEYVSLSLEGSSSAEANNGVNNPTSSTKPRSSFITGFDHLMSILHEKEVVPPVKSELQAYLDGCVYVPDVDNNSFSVLEWWRNNNSKYKILSKLAIDILAVPISTMSLEDTFSARGRVIGEMCSRSNEESIEALICGGDWLRHKYNIKRKSKVDEGQEEIMLKV; translated from the exons ATGGTTTCTGCAAATTCAAGTCAGCTAGAAGATGACTTACAAGGGAGTGAAAACGACGAAGATCGAGTAAACAGCGATTTAGTCATAAAGAGAAAGAGGCAGAAAACTTCAGCTGTTTTGGATGATTTTGATGAAGTTGTTCAATTTCAGCCTTCCAATTCAAGTAACCCATTTGTGAGTTGTGATGGTGTTAGATACTGTAATGGAAAGATGAGGGAAATAATTGCCACTGCTGTTATGGTTCATGAACTTCCGTTTAGTATTGTTGAGGATGAGGTTTGGATGTGGGCCTTCCAGTATGCAAATTCAAGTTTCCAAAAGGTGACTTCAGAAACTGTTAGAAGTGATTGTTTATCAATATATGAGGCGGAGAAGAAAAAGTTGAAGACTTTGTTGACTAGTGTGAATAAGATTAGTTTAACTATAGATATGTGGAAATCAAGCCACCAAGTAGATGAATATATGGTCATCTCAGGTCATTTCGTTGATGCAGGGTGGAAGCTTCAAAAGAGAGTGTTGAGTTGTGTGAAAGTGCCTTCTCCCAGGTGTGGAATTGATGTGGCTGGTGCAATTTTCAAGTGTTTGAAAGCTTGGAGGATTGAAAATAAAGTTTTTTCAGTATCGGTTGATAATGATACTTATAATGATTCATGCCTAGCAAATCTGAAGGAGAAGTTATCATTGAGCAGCAAGGTATTCCTCGGTGGTGCTTTGTTTCATGTCAGATCTTATTTGCACGTATTAAATTCGTTAGTGCAAGATGGCCTAAGTAAGATTGAGGATATCATTTTCAATATTCGTGAAAGTATGGAGTATATTAACTACAATGATGCAAGGTTGAAGACATTTTGTGATGTTGTTGAACAGAAGCGCTTGGGAGTTAGAAAACTTCTTATTGATTGTCCAACAAGATGGAATACCACATTTCATATGTTGACAGCTgcattgaaatttaaaattgcCTTTGCAGCTTACAAAGAAAGAGAGCCCCATTATGATTATGCACCTTCACTTGAAGATTGGGACAAGGTTGAGAAAGTTTGTACACTTCTAGAAGTGTTTAACTCTTCTACTCATGTAGTCTCAGGTTGTGAGTATCCTACTGCTAGTTTGTGTCTTGCTAAAGTTTTGAGGGTGAAACAACTAATTGATAATGCGGCTAAGGATGGAGATCTCTTCATGAGAGAAATGGTAGCTCCAATGAAAGtaaaatttgacaaatattTGGGGGAATGTAGTTTGCTATTGGGTGTTGCAAGTATTTTAGATCCTAGGTGCAAATATCACATTGTTGATATATGCTTTCCCTTGATATATGAGTCTGAGGAAGTTGCCAAAGAGAATATAAAGAAGGTACGGAGTTCTTTGGAAGAATTATATGATGAGTATGTGTCTCTAAGTTTGGAGGGTTCATCCTCTGCGGAAGCAAATAATGGTGTTAACAATCCAACATCTTCCACTAAACCTAGATCTTCATTCATCACTGGATTTGACCACCTTATGAGTATTTTGCATGAAAAGGAAGTTGTTCCTCCAGTGAAatctgaattacaagcttatcTTGATGGATGCGTTTATGTCCCAGATGTTGATAATAACTCATTTAGCGTCTTGGAGTGGTGGAGGAACAACAActcaaaatataaaattttgtcAAAATTGGCTATTGATATACTAGCTGTTCCAATATCCACCATGTCATTGGAGGATACGTTTAGTGCTAGAGGTAGAGTTATTGGTGAAATGTGTTCTAGATCGAATGAGGAATCTATTGAAGCACTTATTTGTGGCGGGGATTGGCTTCGTCATAAGTATAATATAAAGAGGAAGTCAAAG GTGGATGAAGGACAGGAAGAGATCATGTTGAAGGTTTAA
- the LOC130715415 gene encoding uncharacterized protein LOC130715415 yields MTVGSNSRGGQRSGPTYREGGSASVNGRVVRCKCGVEAKVRISRTNLNPGKPWYGCHLPKNHPQNCNYFLWVRDEEDGITEVTSSREEEIMQLKAILLKNQAMIEELRVKNEAVIEGIMVLNQAMMVKNERVTQELRMLRVSVLGLVLMLVIVFFLLLYSGSVHFLGS; encoded by the exons ATGACAGTGGGCTCTAATTCTCGTGGTGGTCAGAGGTCAGGGCCGACATATCGTGAAGGTGGAAGTGCTTCTGTGAATGGCAGAGTTGTGCGCTGCAAATGTGGCGTCGAAGCAAAAGTGAGGATCTCTAGAACAAATTTGAACCCAGGTAAACCTTGGTATGGTTGTCATCTACCAAAG AATCATCCTCAAAATTGCAATTATTTCCTCTGGGttagagatgaagaagatggaattACAGAAGTAACTAGCTCAAGGGAGGAAGAGATCATGCAACTGAAAGCAATTTTACTGAAAAATCAAGCCATGATTGAAGAATTAAGGGTTAAGAATGAAGCTGTCATTGAAGGTATAATGGTGCTGAATCAAGCCATGATGGTGAAGAATGAGAGGGTCACACAAGAACTGAGGATGTTGAGAGTTTCTGTCTTAGGTTTAGTGTTGATGTTGGTGATAGTGTTCTTTTTGTTGCTTTATTCAGGTTCTGTTCACTTTCTAGGCAGTTAG
- the LOC130710278 gene encoding DEAD-box ATP-dependent RNA helicase 58, chloroplastic, which translates to MDTRTLTLSPLPHTLRLLSSQKPPPTSTCYIPRSHRPFFTTNLNRITTPQAIVNPSPITLSADDAAVATPPLRELCEPHVPNHILQRMEEIGYVMPTDIQKQALPYLFSGRDCILHAQTGSGKTLTYLLLIYSIISARKFSVQALVLVPTRELGMQVTKVARMLAAKPTGVEGEQKSCTVMALLDGGTLRRHKSWLKAEPPAVIVATVGSLCQMLERHLFSLETVRVLVVDEVDFIFNSAKQVSSLRKILNSSCNNRQTVFASASIPQHNRFLHDCVQQKWTKSDVIHIHVSPVEPMPSRLCHRYIICDTKRKLQTLLSLIQSDTPESGIIFVGEQSEKSKKAGNAPSTSLLIDVLKSSYQGSLDILLLEDEMNFNSRASSLLEVRKGGGHLLVATDIAARGVDLPEMSHIYNFDLPRSAVDYLHRAGRTCRKPFSDINCTVTSIIVPEERFVLQRYENELMFICEEIIP; encoded by the exons ATGGACACTCGCACGCTCACACTGTCTCCTCTTCCTCACACTCTGCGTCTTCTTTCATCTCAGAAGCCTCCTCCAACATCCACTTGTTACATTCCTCGTTCACACAGACCCTTCTTCACTACCAACCTTAACCGCATCACAACTCCACAAGCCATCGTTAATCCTTCTCCCATAACCCTTTCAGCGGATGATGCAGCAGTGGCAACTCCCCCTCTCAGGGAATTATGCGAACCTCATGTTCCCAACCACATACTGCAAAG GATGGAAGAGATTGGATATGTTATGCCTACAGATATCCAGAAGCAAGCACTGCCTTATCTTTTTTCCGGGCGTGATTGCATACTTCATGCTCAG ACAGGTTCTGGCAAGACTCTTACATACCTTCTTTTGATCTATTCCATCATCAGCGCTAGAAAGTTTTCTGTGCAAGCACTAGTTTTGGTGCCTACTCGTGAACTTGGCATGCAA GTCACTAAGGTTGCTAGGATGTTGGCAGCAAAGCCAACTGGAGTTGAGGGGGAGCAGAAGTCATGTACCGTCATGGCTCTGTTAGATGGAGGAACATTGAGAAGACACAAGAGTTGGTTAAAG GCAGAGCCTCCAGCAGTAATAGTCGCAACAGTTGGGAGTTTATGCCAAATGCTTGAAAGACACTTGTTTTCACTCGAAACTGTGAGGGTGCTGGTTGTTGATGAG GTTGACTTTATTTTCAATTCTGCCAAGCAAGTGAGTTCTCTTCGGAAGATTTTGAATTCATCTTGCAATAACCGCCAGACGGTTTTTGCGAGTGCATCTATACCACAACACAATCGATTTCTTCATGACTGTGTTCAGCAGAAATGGACTAAG AGTGATGTCATCCATATTCATGTCAGTCCAGTGGAGCCCATGCCATCTCGCCTATGTCATAGATATATA ATATGCGATACAAAAAGAAAGCTACAAACCCTGTTATCCTTGATACAGTCTGACACACCTGAGTCTGGCATTATATTTGTTGGTGAGCAG TCTGAGAAGTCGAAAAAGGCTGGAAATGCTCCATCCACATCCCTTCTCATTGACGTCCTAAAATCATCATATCAAGGTTCTTTAGATATCCTCCTTCTCGAAGATGAAATGAATTTCAACTCACGAGCATCTTCTCTGTTG GAGGTCAGAAAAGGAGGTGGCCATCTCCTTGTGGCAACAGATATAGCTGCTCGAGGAGTTGACCTTCCAGAAATGTCTCACATATACAACTTTGATCTGCCAAGGTCCGCCGTTGATTACCTTCATCGAGCAGGGAGGACTTGTAGAAAACCCTTTTCTGACATCAATTGTACTGTTACCAGCATTATAGTTCCAGAGGAGCGATTTGTTCTGCAGAGATATGAAAATGAGTTGATGTTCATTTGTGAAGAGATTATTCCTTAA
- the LOC130710277 gene encoding glucose-1-phosphate adenylyltransferase large subunit 1, chloroplastic isoform X2 — MSNCINSGINKVYILTQFNSASLNRHISRAYNSGTGVTFGDGYVEVLAATQTPGEQGKNWFQGTADAVRQFHWLFEDARSKDIEDVLILSGDHLYRMDYMDFVQNHRESGADITLSCLPMDDSRASDFGLMKIDNKGRVLSFSEKPKGADLKAMQVDTTVLGLSKDEAIKKPYIASMGVYVFKKEILLNLLRWRFPTANDFGSEVIPASAAEFYMKAYLFNDYWEDIGTIRSFFEANLALTEHPSKFSFYDAAKPMYTSRRNLPPSKIDNSKIVDSIIAHGSFLNNAFIEHSVVGIRSRINSNVHLKDTVMLGADFYETETEAAALLAEGGVPVGIGENTKIRECIIDKNARIGKNVIIANSEGIKEADRSSEGFYIRSGVTVVLKNSVIKDGLVI; from the exons ATGAGCAACTGCATCAATAGTGGCATCAACAAGGTGTATATTCTCACTCAGTTTAATTCAGCCTCACTCAACAGGCATATCTCACGAGCTTACAATTCTGGTACTGGAGTCACCTTTGGAGATGGCTATGTTGAG GTTCTTGCAGCAACTCAAACTCCAGGAGAGCAAGGTAAAAACTGGTTTCAGGGTACCGCTGATGCTGTGAGACAGTTCCACTGGCTCTTTGAG GACGCTAGAAGCAAGGATATTGAGGATGTTTTGATTCTTTCTGGGGATCACCTATACCGCATGGACTATATGGACTTTGTTCAA AATCATAGGGAGAGTGGGGCAGATATCACACTTTCTTGTCTGCCAATGGATGACAG CCGTGCCTCAGATTTTGGTCTGATGAAGATAGACAATAAAGGAAGGGTCCTTTCATTCAGTGAAAAGCCCAAAGGAGCAGACCTGAAAGCAATG CAAGTTGATACAACAGTTCTGGGTCTTTCAAAAGACGAGGCTATAAAGAAACCATATATTGCTTCCATGGGAGTATACGTCTTCAAGAAGGAGATACTTCTTAATCTATTAAG atGGCGCTTTCCAACTGCAAATGACTTTGGATCAGAGGTCATTCCTGCCTCAGCTGCAGAATTTTACATGAAG GCTTATCTCTTCAATGATTACTGGGAGGACATAGGAACCATCCGATCATTCTTTGAGGCAAATCTAGCTCTCACAGAGCAT CCATCCAAGTTTAGCTTCTATGATGCAGCGAAACCCATGTATACATCAAGGAGAAACTTACCACCATCCAAGATTGACAATAGCAAG ATTGTTGATTCAATCATAGCACATGGAAGCTTCTTGAATAATGCCTTCATTGAGCACAGTGTAGTTGGAATCAGATCCAGAATAAACTCAAACGTTCATTTAAAG GACACAGTGATGCTTGGTGCTGATTTCTATGAAACTGAAACAGAAGCAGCAGCACTGTTAGCTGAGGGAGGAGTTCCAGTAGGAATAGGAGAAAATACAAAAATCAG AGAGTGTATCATTGACAAAAATGCTAGAATCGGAAAGAATGTGATAATAGCCAATTCAGAG GGCATAAAAGAGGCTGATAGATCTTCTGAAGGGTTTTACATCCGTTCTGGTGTTACAGTTGTATTGAAAAACTCAGTAATTAAAGACGGACTCGTCATATGA
- the LOC130710277 gene encoding glucose-1-phosphate adenylyltransferase large subunit 3, chloroplastic/amyloplastic isoform X1, whose product MAVSAGGQIMLSSNVQLRGPTGLGCRNWRLVKFCDGEIMGRKLELQRGSGVTKNVKKQHISMSLTADVTSQSKLRDLDLEKRDARTVVAIILGGGAGTRLFPLTKRRAKPAVPIGGAYRLIDVPMSNCINSGINKVYILTQFNSASLNRHISRAYNSGTGVTFGDGYVEVLAATQTPGEQGKNWFQGTADAVRQFHWLFEDARSKDIEDVLILSGDHLYRMDYMDFVQNHRESGADITLSCLPMDDSRASDFGLMKIDNKGRVLSFSEKPKGADLKAMQVDTTVLGLSKDEAIKKPYIASMGVYVFKKEILLNLLRWRFPTANDFGSEVIPASAAEFYMKAYLFNDYWEDIGTIRSFFEANLALTEHPSKFSFYDAAKPMYTSRRNLPPSKIDNSKIVDSIIAHGSFLNNAFIEHSVVGIRSRINSNVHLKDTVMLGADFYETETEAAALLAEGGVPVGIGENTKIRECIIDKNARIGKNVIIANSEGIKEADRSSEGFYIRSGVTVVLKNSVIKDGLVI is encoded by the exons ATGGCAGTCTCTGCCGGCGGTCAGATAATGCTCTCCTCCAACGTCCAGTTACGTGGACCAACAGGGCTGGGTTGTAGGAACTGGAGGCTTGTGAAGTTTTGTGATGGAGAAATCATGGGAAGAAAGCTTGAACTACAACGTGGTAGTGGTGTCACTAAGAATGTTAAGAAGCAGCATATATCCATGTCCCTCACTGCTGATGTGACCAGCCAATCTAAG TTGAGAGACCTAGACTTGGAGAAAAGGGACGCAAGGACAGTTGTGGCAATTATACTAGGTGGTGGAGCTGGAACCCGTCTCTTCCCTCTCACTAAGCGGCGTGCCAAACCTGCT GTACCTATTGGAGGTGCTTACAGGCTAATTGATGTGCCAATGAGCAACTGCATCAATAGTGGCATCAACAAGGTGTATATTCTCACTCAGTTTAATTCAGCCTCACTCAACAGGCATATCTCACGAGCTTACAATTCTGGTACTGGAGTCACCTTTGGAGATGGCTATGTTGAG GTTCTTGCAGCAACTCAAACTCCAGGAGAGCAAGGTAAAAACTGGTTTCAGGGTACCGCTGATGCTGTGAGACAGTTCCACTGGCTCTTTGAG GACGCTAGAAGCAAGGATATTGAGGATGTTTTGATTCTTTCTGGGGATCACCTATACCGCATGGACTATATGGACTTTGTTCAA AATCATAGGGAGAGTGGGGCAGATATCACACTTTCTTGTCTGCCAATGGATGACAG CCGTGCCTCAGATTTTGGTCTGATGAAGATAGACAATAAAGGAAGGGTCCTTTCATTCAGTGAAAAGCCCAAAGGAGCAGACCTGAAAGCAATG CAAGTTGATACAACAGTTCTGGGTCTTTCAAAAGACGAGGCTATAAAGAAACCATATATTGCTTCCATGGGAGTATACGTCTTCAAGAAGGAGATACTTCTTAATCTATTAAG atGGCGCTTTCCAACTGCAAATGACTTTGGATCAGAGGTCATTCCTGCCTCAGCTGCAGAATTTTACATGAAG GCTTATCTCTTCAATGATTACTGGGAGGACATAGGAACCATCCGATCATTCTTTGAGGCAAATCTAGCTCTCACAGAGCAT CCATCCAAGTTTAGCTTCTATGATGCAGCGAAACCCATGTATACATCAAGGAGAAACTTACCACCATCCAAGATTGACAATAGCAAG ATTGTTGATTCAATCATAGCACATGGAAGCTTCTTGAATAATGCCTTCATTGAGCACAGTGTAGTTGGAATCAGATCCAGAATAAACTCAAACGTTCATTTAAAG GACACAGTGATGCTTGGTGCTGATTTCTATGAAACTGAAACAGAAGCAGCAGCACTGTTAGCTGAGGGAGGAGTTCCAGTAGGAATAGGAGAAAATACAAAAATCAG AGAGTGTATCATTGACAAAAATGCTAGAATCGGAAAGAATGTGATAATAGCCAATTCAGAG GGCATAAAAGAGGCTGATAGATCTTCTGAAGGGTTTTACATCCGTTCTGGTGTTACAGTTGTATTGAAAAACTCAGTAATTAAAGACGGACTCGTCATATGA